One Prevotella intermedia ATCC 25611 = DSM 20706 DNA window includes the following coding sequences:
- the tsf gene encoding translation elongation factor Ts, with product MAVSIEDIKKLRAMTGAGLADVKNALNEAEGDFDKAKEILRERGLAIAAKRSDRETSNGCVLVKAVDGFAAMVAVKCETDFVANGKDFIAMVQEILDAAVAAKAKSLDEVKALKLANGEDAATTVQQRSGITGEKMELDGYNFIEGENLSVYDHMGKHTLATIVQLSKNNEDAAHKVAMQVAAMKPVALDEASVPQEVKEEEYKVAIQKTKEEQIEKAVVAAIKKAGINANLVDSDDHIESNINKGWLTREDADKAIEIRKTVSAEKAANLNENMIENIAKGRLSKFFKDNCLVDQEFQFAEGDKINVADWLKSQDKDLAVVAYKRFTLSAE from the coding sequence ATGGCTGTATCAATTGAAGATATAAAGAAGCTACGCGCTATGACTGGCGCAGGTCTTGCTGACGTGAAGAATGCACTCAACGAGGCTGAAGGCGACTTCGATAAAGCAAAAGAAATACTTCGTGAGCGTGGTTTGGCTATTGCTGCCAAGCGTTCAGACCGTGAAACTTCAAATGGTTGTGTGCTTGTAAAAGCTGTTGATGGCTTTGCTGCAATGGTAGCTGTAAAGTGCGAAACCGACTTCGTTGCTAACGGTAAGGACTTCATCGCTATGGTACAAGAAATTCTTGACGCCGCAGTTGCTGCAAAAGCTAAGTCACTCGACGAGGTTAAGGCTTTGAAGTTGGCTAACGGCGAAGATGCTGCTACAACTGTTCAGCAGCGTTCTGGTATCACAGGCGAGAAGATGGAACTCGATGGTTACAACTTCATCGAAGGCGAAAACCTCTCTGTTTACGACCATATGGGAAAGCACACCCTTGCAACAATCGTTCAGCTCAGCAAGAACAACGAAGATGCTGCACACAAAGTAGCTATGCAGGTTGCTGCTATGAAGCCAGTAGCTTTGGACGAAGCTTCTGTTCCACAGGAAGTTAAGGAAGAAGAATACAAGGTTGCTATTCAGAAAACAAAGGAAGAGCAAATTGAAAAAGCTGTTGTAGCTGCTATCAAGAAGGCAGGTATCAACGCTAACTTGGTTGATAGCGACGACCACATCGAGTCTAATATCAACAAGGGCTGGCTCACACGTGAAGACGCTGACAAGGCTATCGAAATCAGAAAGACTGTAAGTGCTGAAAAGGCTGCTAACTTGAATGAGAACATGATTGAGAATATCGCTAAGGGTCGTCTCAGCAAGTTCTTCAAGGACAACTGCCTTGTAGACCAAGAATTCCAGTTTGCAGAAGGCGACAAGATTAATGTTGCTGACTGGTTGAAGAGCCAAGACAAAGACCTTGCAGTGGTTGCTTACAAGCGTTTCACACTCTCTGCTGAATAA
- a CDS encoding fumarylacetoacetate hydrolase family protein, with translation MKIFAIGMNYSEHNKSLHGTLNKTEQPVVFLKADSSLLKDSKPFFIPDDLGRIEYETELVVRICRLGKTIPERFAHRYYDAVTVGIDFTARDLQKKLKEQGLPWELSKSFDGAAALGSWVDKDKFLDIQRIHFHLDINGKTVQEGCTSDMLYKVDEIVSYISRYFTLKTGDIIYTGCPAGCAPVAINDHLEGYVEDRKVLDFNCK, from the coding sequence ATGAAGATATTTGCAATAGGAATGAACTATTCCGAGCACAATAAATCGCTACACGGAACGTTGAATAAGACAGAACAACCTGTAGTATTCTTGAAGGCTGACTCGTCGTTATTGAAGGACAGCAAACCTTTCTTTATTCCCGATGACTTAGGACGAATAGAGTACGAAACCGAATTGGTGGTGCGTATCTGTCGGTTAGGGAAAACCATTCCTGAGCGATTTGCACACCGTTACTACGATGCTGTAACGGTTGGAATTGATTTTACAGCACGCGATTTGCAGAAGAAGCTGAAGGAACAAGGATTACCTTGGGAGCTTTCAAAGAGTTTCGATGGTGCTGCAGCATTGGGCAGCTGGGTGGATAAAGATAAGTTTTTGGACATTCAGCGTATTCATTTCCACCTCGACATCAATGGTAAGACCGTGCAGGAAGGCTGCACAAGCGATATGCTTTATAAGGTAGACGAGATAGTCAGTTACATCAGTAGGTACTTCACGCTGAAGACGGGCGACATAATCTATACAGGTTGTCCTGCTGGTTGTGCGCCTGTGGCTATAAACGACCACTTGGAAGGTTATGTTGAGGATAGGAAAGTCCTCGACTTTAATTGTAAATAA
- the porU gene encoding type IX secretion system sortase PorU, whose amino-acid sequence MKRKILGFLLLLLAVSAHAQKQRFFNLTVEDVTIDSLLPHFTYAIPIGENYADSIYQLEIRYPEFLDMNATDVARYNALSGAPLLTLPEIQQQMVVERKKGILEFSLVPIVERNGKKQFLVSFMIALTSKPRDARQVRARHAASAENTQLYAAHSVLSSGRWAKIRVPANGIYNLTADVVRRAGFSDLSKVRIYGYGGHLQNEKISSAYLKEFDDLKEVPSCLIGGKRLFYGRGPVSWESNTALVRTRNHYSDYGYYFITESTEAPLTIDAAAFLASVYPMADDYHSLHEIENYSWFPGGRRFFENTPIPVGKSHTYTLANVAKAANGTLAVGVSAGKGRTTVQIEVNGEKKEELRMSTGEFDFGAEVERKYALTGLRDVDSIKITTLSGGPARLDYVSMTYDTPRSAPNLAEGTFPVPEYVHNITNQDLHSHTPVDLVIIIPTSQKLLKQAQRLATFHEQHDGMKVRIVPADEIFNEFSSGTPDAMAYRRYMKMLYDRATTEAEIPKSLLLFGDCVWDNRMVTPECRNFNVNDYLLAYESNNSFSLTDCYINDGWYTLMDEGEGVNPTNIDKEDIGVGRFPVTTVVDAQTVVDKTINYASNKNAGDWQNVIMFMGDDGNNNLHMKDVNETADTIMTAYPNYLVKKVMWDAYTRIGTSTGFTYPEVSSVIKQQQAQGALIMDYAGHGSEIQISHETVLRITDFQNFTNANLPLWITASCDIMPFDGTIATIGEEAMLNKKGGSVAFWGTTRTVYASYNKRINTAFMKHVLSFKDGKPISLGEAQRLAKIDMIDTKDDTTYNKLQYSLLGDPALSLNLPTLDVVIDSINGIALNNENQITLKGGSIATVKGHIEKASEKVKNFNGLMSATVRDTRELITCKGQEETSEKPFTYYDRQKVLYNGSDSVRNGEFTFTFAVPRDLNYANGTGLINVYAVSNDHTLLANGAEDRFNINGSEQVSNDSIGPSIYCYLNTPAFVNGGKVNCTPYFIAQITDANGINAAGNGVGHDMQLIIDGDMMRTYNLNDNFRFDFGSYTKGSTYFSIPELSEGRHQLKFRVWDILNNPSTATLDFTVDKGMAPDIEDVSCTNNPAKTETTFIVTHNYVGSNVDVELEVLDMLGRLLWRHSESGVSTGNAYTKNWDLTMNLGARLQTGVYLYRVRLSSGGAVKESKAKKLIIINNK is encoded by the coding sequence ATGAAACGTAAAATATTAGGTTTTTTGCTTTTGTTGCTTGCTGTTTCGGCGCACGCACAAAAACAACGTTTCTTCAATCTTACGGTTGAAGATGTTACGATAGACTCTTTGCTTCCGCATTTCACCTATGCCATTCCTATCGGCGAAAACTATGCGGACTCCATTTATCAGTTGGAAATACGCTATCCGGAGTTTCTTGATATGAACGCCACAGATGTTGCGCGTTACAATGCCTTGTCGGGTGCACCGCTTCTGACTTTACCCGAGATTCAACAACAAATGGTGGTGGAACGCAAGAAAGGTATTCTTGAGTTCTCGCTTGTGCCCATTGTGGAGCGCAATGGCAAGAAACAGTTCTTGGTTAGCTTTATGATTGCGCTTACTTCAAAGCCTCGTGATGCCCGCCAAGTTCGTGCCCGTCACGCCGCATCAGCCGAAAATACACAGCTTTATGCTGCCCATTCCGTGCTGTCATCGGGCAGATGGGCTAAAATCCGTGTGCCTGCTAATGGCATCTACAATCTTACTGCCGATGTCGTGCGCCGTGCTGGCTTCTCTGATTTGAGCAAAGTGCGTATCTATGGATATGGTGGTCATCTGCAAAACGAAAAAATATCGTCGGCTTATTTGAAGGAGTTTGACGATTTAAAGGAAGTTCCAAGCTGCCTTATTGGTGGCAAACGCCTCTTTTACGGTCGTGGACCAGTAAGTTGGGAAAGCAATACGGCATTGGTACGCACTCGTAATCACTATTCCGACTATGGTTATTACTTCATTACCGAAAGCACGGAAGCTCCCTTGACGATAGATGCTGCTGCCTTTCTCGCATCGGTTTATCCAATGGCTGACGACTATCATAGCCTGCACGAAATAGAGAATTACAGTTGGTTTCCAGGTGGACGGCGTTTCTTCGAGAATACTCCTATCCCCGTTGGGAAGTCGCATACCTACACTTTAGCCAATGTTGCGAAAGCCGCCAACGGTACGCTTGCTGTCGGAGTATCGGCTGGAAAGGGACGAACAACCGTGCAAATAGAAGTGAATGGCGAGAAGAAAGAAGAGCTGAGAATGTCTACTGGCGAGTTTGACTTTGGTGCAGAGGTGGAGAGAAAATACGCACTGACAGGGTTGCGCGATGTAGATTCCATTAAGATAACCACGCTTTCAGGAGGTCCTGCACGCTTGGATTATGTGTCAATGACCTACGACACGCCTCGTTCTGCCCCGAATTTGGCAGAAGGAACCTTCCCTGTTCCAGAATACGTGCATAACATTACCAACCAAGACTTGCACAGCCACACCCCCGTAGACCTTGTTATTATCATTCCAACCAGTCAGAAACTGCTGAAGCAAGCACAACGTTTGGCAACTTTCCACGAACAACACGACGGAATGAAAGTACGCATTGTGCCTGCCGACGAAATATTCAACGAGTTCTCGAGTGGTACTCCCGACGCCATGGCGTATCGCCGTTATATGAAAATGCTATACGACCGTGCTACCACCGAAGCCGAAATACCGAAGTCGCTCTTGCTCTTTGGCGACTGCGTGTGGGACAATCGTATGGTAACACCTGAATGTAGGAATTTCAATGTTAATGATTACCTGCTCGCTTATGAAAGCAACAACTCTTTCAGCTTGACCGATTGCTATATAAACGATGGCTGGTACACGCTTATGGACGAAGGTGAAGGTGTTAATCCTACCAATATCGACAAGGAAGACATCGGTGTTGGGCGATTCCCAGTTACCACGGTTGTCGATGCACAGACCGTAGTAGACAAGACTATCAACTACGCAAGTAACAAGAATGCTGGCGATTGGCAGAACGTTATTATGTTTATGGGCGACGACGGAAACAACAATCTCCATATGAAAGACGTCAATGAAACAGCTGACACCATCATGACGGCCTATCCAAACTATTTGGTAAAGAAAGTTATGTGGGACGCTTATACCCGCATTGGTACCTCTACGGGCTTTACATATCCCGAAGTAAGCTCTGTCATAAAGCAGCAACAGGCACAAGGTGCGCTCATTATGGATTATGCTGGGCATGGTTCTGAAATACAAATATCGCACGAAACCGTTTTACGCATTACCGATTTTCAAAACTTTACCAATGCCAATCTTCCGCTTTGGATAACTGCCAGTTGCGACATTATGCCTTTCGATGGAACTATAGCAACTATTGGAGAAGAGGCTATGTTGAACAAGAAGGGTGGCTCGGTGGCTTTCTGGGGAACTACCCGAACCGTGTATGCAAGTTATAACAAACGCATAAATACTGCCTTTATGAAGCATGTGCTGAGTTTTAAAGATGGTAAACCCATCTCACTCGGCGAAGCACAACGCTTGGCGAAGATAGATATGATAGATACAAAGGACGATACTACATACAACAAGCTACAATATTCCTTGTTGGGCGACCCTGCCTTGTCGCTTAACCTGCCGACCCTGGACGTTGTTATCGACTCTATTAATGGCATAGCACTGAATAATGAAAACCAAATAACGTTGAAAGGAGGTTCTATTGCGACAGTGAAAGGACATATAGAGAAGGCTTCTGAAAAGGTGAAGAACTTCAATGGACTGATGTCGGCAACCGTTCGCGACACCCGAGAACTGATAACTTGCAAGGGCCAAGAGGAGACTTCGGAAAAGCCTTTTACTTATTACGACCGCCAAAAAGTGCTGTACAATGGTTCCGACAGTGTTCGCAATGGAGAGTTTACTTTTACTTTTGCCGTTCCTCGCGACCTTAATTATGCCAACGGTACTGGTCTTATAAATGTCTATGCAGTAAGCAACGACCATACTTTATTGGCGAATGGCGCAGAAGACAGGTTCAATATTAATGGCTCAGAGCAGGTGAGCAACGACTCCATAGGGCCTTCCATCTATTGTTACCTCAACACGCCAGCGTTTGTAAACGGTGGAAAAGTGAACTGCACACCTTATTTTATAGCACAAATTACCGATGCCAATGGTATCAATGCGGCAGGCAATGGAGTTGGACACGATATGCAACTTATCATCGATGGCGATATGATGCGCACCTACAACCTTAACGATAACTTCCGATTTGATTTCGGTAGCTATACGAAAGGTTCCACTTACTTCAGCATTCCTGAACTGTCAGAGGGTCGCCATCAGTTGAAATTCCGTGTTTGGGACATTCTCAACAATCCTTCTACAGCCACTCTCGACTTCACGGTAGACAAGGGAATGGCTCCTGACATAGAAGATGTGAGCTGCACGAACAATCCTGCCAAGACCGAAACAACGTTCATTGTAACCCACAATTATGTTGGTTCCAATGTCGATGTAGAGTTGGAAGTGCTTGATATGTTGGGTCGTTTGTTGTGGCGACACAGCGAAAGTGGAGTATCAACGGGCAACGCTTACACCAAGAATTGGGACTTAACCATGAATTTGGGTGCACGCTTACAAACAGGTGTTTACCTCTATCGTGTTCGTTTAAGCTCTGGCGGTGCCGTAAAAGAGTCGAAAGCAAAGAAACTCATCATTATAAACAATAAATAA
- the porV gene encoding type IX secretion system outer membrane channel protein PorV — translation MNNTYRILSLFLLTLVAAAAMAQDKKDIFNPVNHAVTSQMIAPDARAAGMGDVGVATDPDVNSQFWNPAKYPFTISRAGVSLNYTPWLRQLVSDMDLAYLSGYYRIGDYSAVSGSLRYFSLGEVQAGGSTDGSAALTIKPYELSADIAYSLMLSETFSLGAAVRWIYSDLTYTFTEETTPGSAFGADISAYYQNYINMGSRECQLGLGLNISNIGSKITFGGDNRSEFIPTNLRLGASLMIPVDEFNRFTISADANKLLVPTYPKRKTDESEVDYQERLQKEYYDISSISGIFKSLSDAPGGAKEELQEVNWSLGAEYVYNDKFALRAGYHHESENKGNRKYFTVGAGFKMSVFSLDAGYVIATAKSNPLDQTLRFSLTFDMDGLKDLFNRR, via the coding sequence ATGAATAATACTTATAGAATATTAAGCCTGTTCTTGCTTACACTGGTTGCTGCTGCAGCGATGGCGCAAGACAAGAAAGATATTTTCAATCCAGTAAACCACGCCGTTACGTCGCAGATGATAGCACCCGATGCCCGTGCAGCAGGTATGGGAGACGTGGGTGTTGCCACCGACCCTGACGTGAATTCGCAGTTCTGGAACCCAGCAAAATATCCGTTTACTATCTCTCGTGCCGGTGTATCCTTGAACTATACGCCTTGGTTACGTCAGCTGGTAAGCGATATGGACTTGGCTTATCTCTCGGGCTATTACCGCATTGGCGATTACAGTGCCGTGTCTGGTTCGCTTCGTTACTTCTCTTTAGGTGAAGTGCAAGCGGGTGGTAGCACCGACGGTTCGGCTGCCTTGACCATTAAGCCTTACGAACTTTCTGCCGACATAGCCTATTCGCTGATGTTGAGCGAAACGTTCTCGTTAGGTGCTGCCGTACGTTGGATATACTCTGACCTTACCTACACTTTCACAGAAGAAACAACACCGGGTTCTGCTTTCGGAGCCGACATCTCTGCCTACTATCAGAATTACATCAATATGGGCAGCCGCGAGTGTCAGTTGGGCTTAGGTTTGAACATCTCTAACATAGGTTCAAAAATTACGTTTGGTGGCGATAACCGTTCCGAATTTATCCCTACCAACTTGCGTTTGGGTGCATCGCTGATGATTCCTGTCGATGAATTCAACCGCTTCACCATCTCTGCCGATGCCAACAAACTGCTTGTTCCTACCTATCCAAAGCGTAAAACCGACGAGTCGGAAGTAGATTATCAAGAGCGTTTGCAGAAGGAATACTACGACATATCGTCTATTTCGGGTATCTTCAAGAGTTTAAGCGATGCCCCAGGCGGAGCAAAAGAAGAGCTTCAGGAGGTAAACTGGAGCCTTGGAGCGGAATACGTGTATAACGATAAGTTCGCTCTTCGTGCCGGTTACCACCACGAAAGCGAGAACAAAGGCAACCGCAAGTACTTCACGGTGGGTGCTGGCTTCAAGATGAGTGTATTCTCGCTCGATGCAGGCTATGTTATTGCAACGGCAAAGAGCAACCCGCTCGACCAGACTTTGCGTTTCTCTTTGACGTTCGATATGGACGGACTGAAGGATTTGTTTAATAGAAGATAG
- the ispF gene encoding 2-C-methyl-D-erythritol 2,4-cyclodiphosphate synthase, with amino-acid sequence MIRVGMGYDVHKLVEGRSLYLGGIKIGHTLGLLGHSDADVLLHAVCDALLGAANMRDIGYHFPDTADETLDMDSKVILRKTVELIATKGYRVGNIDATVCAERPKINPHIPAMKACMAEIIGCDEDDISIKATTSERMGFVGREEGMAAYAVCLIEKG; translated from the coding sequence ATGATAAGAGTAGGAATGGGCTACGATGTCCATAAACTTGTAGAAGGGCGTTCTCTCTATTTGGGAGGTATAAAGATAGGCCACACGCTCGGTTTGCTTGGGCATAGCGATGCCGATGTGTTGCTGCATGCAGTTTGCGATGCCTTATTGGGTGCAGCCAATATGCGCGACATAGGCTACCATTTCCCCGATACGGCTGACGAAACTTTGGATATGGACTCTAAGGTGATACTTCGCAAAACCGTAGAACTGATAGCAACAAAGGGTTATCGTGTAGGAAATATAGATGCAACGGTATGTGCCGAGCGTCCGAAGATAAATCCACACATACCTGCAATGAAGGCTTGTATGGCTGAAATCATCGGTTGCGACGAAGACGATATATCCATCAAAGCCACGACCTCCGAACGAATGGGGTTTGTAGGTAGAGAAGAAGGTATGGCAGCTTACGCTGTCTGCTTGATAGAAAAAGGGTAA